A window of the Cystobacter fuscus genome harbors these coding sequences:
- a CDS encoding alpha/beta hydrolase — MKFVVSMSLMGITATAMGTESAPKVGSLVSESRTLTTADGVTVNYEIGTFYVPENRHKAGSRAIGVGFARIRAPRPTGAPPVFWLPGGPGLAVLGAFDPSDNTGRSRLKSWINFGVVGDLVVVEQRGYTSRGEMLEVSTEDSPLNEPATITQSKAGALAKARRALATFPGKDLAGYDIGAYADDVDDLRKALGYGSITLFGGSFGSQWSFAVMKRHPEAVARAVLSGVEPLDNGYDMPSHVYASMQRIAFDADRDPGLKPYLPEGGTMAALRAVHDRLAAAPVVVSVTDKDSGKPVAVTLGVGDFENALIERSADASQWPAFVLSLYHRHYDDWARDTIEGRKAGKSAVIGPLVDTSLGVTPARAHRLRTDPAVGVLGEWNFAPYLAAADAWPTADMGDAFRGVVPTDIPVVFVHGDWDTSTPIENTLEVLPYYSHGHAIVVHRGGHDGTFYLLREDAKAKAAVYAFMRTGIMEGLPSSVTLPLPTFAKPAFAAKDL; from the coding sequence ATGAAGTTCGTCGTTTCCATGTCCCTGATGGGAATCACCGCGACGGCGATGGGGACGGAGTCAGCCCCCAAGGTCGGCTCCCTCGTCAGCGAGAGCCGCACGCTCACCACCGCCGACGGTGTGACGGTGAATTACGAGATCGGCACGTTCTACGTGCCGGAGAATCGGCACAAGGCAGGTAGCCGGGCCATTGGCGTGGGTTTCGCGCGTATCCGCGCGCCGCGACCCACTGGAGCACCGCCGGTGTTCTGGCTGCCCGGAGGCCCCGGTCTCGCCGTGCTCGGCGCATTCGACCCATCCGACAACACGGGTCGCAGCCGCCTCAAGTCGTGGATCAACTTCGGCGTGGTCGGCGACCTGGTGGTGGTCGAGCAGCGTGGCTACACCTCTCGGGGCGAGATGTTGGAGGTGAGTACGGAGGACTCTCCGCTGAATGAGCCTGCCACGATCACCCAGTCGAAAGCCGGTGCACTGGCGAAGGCTCGCAGGGCGCTGGCCACGTTTCCGGGCAAGGACCTCGCGGGATACGACATCGGTGCGTATGCCGATGATGTGGACGACCTGCGAAAAGCCCTCGGTTACGGCAGCATCACGCTGTTCGGCGGCAGCTTCGGTTCCCAGTGGAGTTTCGCGGTGATGAAGCGGCATCCCGAGGCCGTCGCGCGCGCGGTCCTCTCCGGCGTCGAACCGCTCGACAATGGCTACGATATGCCGTCCCACGTGTATGCCTCGATGCAGCGGATCGCTTTCGATGCGGACCGTGATCCCGGCCTGAAACCCTATCTACCCGAAGGCGGAACGATGGCCGCCCTGCGTGCCGTACACGATCGACTCGCCGCCGCGCCGGTCGTCGTTTCCGTCACGGACAAGGACTCGGGGAAACCGGTAGCGGTGACGCTCGGCGTGGGCGACTTCGAGAACGCTCTGATCGAGCGTTCGGCCGATGCCAGTCAATGGCCGGCCTTCGTGCTCAGCCTCTATCACCGGCACTACGACGACTGGGCGCGCGACACGATCGAGGGGCGCAAGGCGGGCAAGAGCGCGGTCATCGGTCCGCTGGTGGATACGAGCCTCGGCGTCACGCCGGCCCGCGCGCATCGGCTGCGCACCGACCCGGCGGTCGGTGTGCTGGGCGAATGGAACTTCGCGCCGTATCTGGCGGCCGCCGATGCCTGGCCGACGGCCGACATGGGTGACGCGTTCCGCGGCGTCGTGCCGACGGACATTCCGGTGGTGTTCGTGCACGGAGACTGGGATACGTCGACGCCGATCGAGAACACGCTGGAGGTGCTGCCTTATTACTCGCATGGACATGCGATCGTCGTGCACCGGGGTGGGCACGATGGGACGTTCTATTTGTTGCGCGAGGATGCGAAGGCCAAGGCCGCCGTCTACGCGTTCATGCGGACGGGGATCATGGAAGGGCTGCCGTCGAGCGTGACGTTACCGCTGCCGACGTTCGCGAAACCGGCGTTCGCCGCGAAGGACCTGTAG
- a CDS encoding transposase, whose product MRRIQFFGATLQVTPHFHSLVPDGVFVPREGGVRFEPLPPPTWSTC is encoded by the coding sequence GTGCGTCGAATCCAGTTCTTCGGCGCGACCTTGCAGGTGACTCCGCACTTCCACTCGCTGGTGCCGGACGGTGTTTTCGTGCCCAGGGAGGGCGGCGTACGCTTCGAGCCGTTGCCGCCGCCCACGTGGAGCACCTGCTGA